The Eleginops maclovinus isolate JMC-PN-2008 ecotype Puerto Natales chromosome 10, JC_Emac_rtc_rv5, whole genome shotgun sequence nucleotide sequence CAAACTTGGACTGTATATACACATCTAGACTTGCATACACACAGCCTTTTTACTCCatcatatatattaaaaaatataactgtacatttttagaatAATCAGGTCAACATTAGAAGTTACAGTGCTGACAATAACGCTCCAAATTCCTGTGAAATATGTGATTTGTCACCCCCACAGGCTCCCCTGTGTGCTCAGTGGGACGACATCTCTCTGGGGATGAGGGTGGAGGTCCTGAACACAAACGCTGTCCTGCCCAGTAAAGTCTACTGGATCGCTTCTGTCGTCCAGATCGCAGGTGAGGACGTCCGTCAGTttctgtgttattattattattgttactcGTAATCGATCTTAAGGGTTCTTCTTGGAGCTATAATCAGGAGAAATGGCCTTTATATTTAAGCCCTACAGCCATAGTGAACATGTTAAGTTAACCGGGCATGTTTGGCTACAGTAGCGTGAATAGCTTTTCTTTAACCCTGAATTTAACCAGGAGTCTTTCTCAATAACATTCAGCACGTCTTCTGAAAGGAGTGACTGCAGCACAAGAAAGGTTTAGACATCCGTACAGattaaagcaaaacagaaacaaaagcatGCCAGATTTCCTCAATGTACTTCCCCTTTCCTGCAGGGTATAAAGCCCTGTTGAGGTACGAAGGCTTTGAGGAAGACAGCAGCCATGATTTTTGGTGCAGCCTCGTTTCTGCAGAGCTGAACCCCATCGGATGGTGCGCCATGACCAGCAAACTACTGGTGCCCCCACAAGGTGAGGATTCACACTCTAACACATGTTTGAATGTCTCCCTGGAGGCAATAGGACCGTAGATATGACTTCCTAAcgtatttttaaaagaaatgaatacGTCGTTAATCGTAGCCAGAATCTGGAATGCTCTTTCCTTTAGATGTATTGCGTTCGGCCTTTATCAGATCATTCAGCAATATTATATGTTCTAACTCGAGGAATTGTGTCTCCACAGACGTGAAGCAGATCATCCCAGATTGGAAAGAGTATCTGATGAAGACGCTGGTGGGGGCCAACACTTTACCTGTGGATTTCTACCTGAAAGTAAGTCTGAGTGTACTGAgactcattttaaaaaacaaagtatgtgtatggatacaaaatgaaatacgttaaaaagtataaaaaccAACAAATGGTTTGATGTTATTGAATTAAtacatctcctctcctcctctcagttGGCAGAGAGCATGCGGACCTCCTTCAGAGTCGGGATGCGGGTGGAAGTTGTCGACCCCAAACACGTGAGTCGGACGCTGGTCGCCATCATCCACTCCATCAAAGGGGGCCGTCTGCGGCTGGTGTACGAGGATCAGAGCGACGCCCCCGAAAACACCATCGACGACTTCTGGTGCCACATGGCGAGCCCCCTGCTGCACCAGGTAGGCTGGTCCAACCAGGTGGGCCACGCCATCAAAACACCGGGTACGATTCCCCCCCTTACCTGTGATTATATTTTCtaataacatttaattgaattactttATCGATATTTCTTCCGTTGTATTTATTGGTTTcgtcttcctttattttacaaAGAGGGATCATGGTTTTTTTACCTGTCTATTTTCGCTCTAGAGAATCCCCGTCCTGCAACAGTACTCACTTAATTAAAGGTCCTTGTTTGGCACAGATCCTCTCAAACAAATCCCACTACAACATACTAAAAGGATTTCAATGATAATGTGAATGATATTTGAATAATGGTCCTTCCCTCTCTTAGCACTCATCATATCGCAACTGCAACATTAGTCAAATTCATCGGAAGCGTTTGTGATTTTCCTAATAGAACAGAAGCATGTTTCTCTATTGATTTGTTATTCTAGTAAACCCTACGGGACCTGCTTCCAAGACCTGGAGGGGGAACTATGACAGTTCATTCGTGCTGTTTAAAAAGGTACGGTCATTTACATTTCTCCATATACAGTTTATCAGAACGATTTGAAGATCTGAAGTGGACTACAGAGTGTTCTATTGATGCACACCTTTTTGACTGTCTCCGTCTTCAGTACTGTGAGTCTTTGCACTTTCTTCAAGGTTCAAAGGGTTTATTATCAAACGCACAGTAGCTACAGTCTAGTCATGGCCATACTTATGACTACCTTAAGACAACCACTTTGAAATCTGCACAGCTCGTTAGCTTTGACATTAAGATATGCTGCATATTGTCTTCACagtgatacaaaaaaaatctctgactttttccttttaatttctcctactgtgtttatatatgcatactaattcaattatattaaacacttttaaaacagttttggATCATTAAATCCACACTGGatgaaaaatgtcaatatgtttatgtttaaagtaCGGATAAAAACTCTGTGTTGGGATCTATTTTGTAACCACTATTTCAGCCACGGTAGAAAGGTCAAAGTGAAACCCTTTGCTGATGTGACAGTAATCTGCACTCGTGTAGAAAGTCCCAGTCTGCTTTGACACATTTCCTGACCCTCTGTTGCCTCCTCCGTGTTTCTGCAGCCGAGGTTTGTCTACATGGAGGGATGCTACTTTGAGGAGGGGATGAAGCTGGAGGCCATCGACCCTCTCAACCTGGGCAGCATCTGTGTGGCCACCATTCAGAAGGTAAAGGTTGTTGTCTGATCTAGATTTAGAGATCATCAGACAGACTTCTTTAGGATTCATGTTGAGAATTGTCACCCTGCTTGAAGTTTATTTTGTTAAAGCAACATTATTGATTTTGATTGATTTCAGTTCTTTGTGCGATGTCAGAATGCactttcaaaattcaaagaagtAAAATCACCCCCTTGCCCAAACGCATATCTTCTCTATGAACACTTCATCTACCTCTCCTCCAGGTGCTGTTTGACGGTTACCTGATGGTCGGGATCGATGGCGTCTCGTCAAACGGCTACGACTGGTTCTGTTACCACGCCTCGTCCCACGCCATCCTTCCTGTTGACTTCTGTAAGAAGAACAACATCCCTCTCACGGTTCCTCCAGGTAAATACAAACAACAGCATTCATACAGTGCTGCTGTTTAAACCCGGAAACCACAACGACTTCATTTTTGATAACCtgatttctgtctctttgcagATTCTGATTCTCAGACTTTCATCTGGGAGGAATACCTGAAGGACAACAACGCTAAAGCTGCGCCGGCTCGGCTGTTTAACGCCGTAAGACATGTCCAAAGCTAGTGTCGCATTTGCAGCTGTGCTTTCTCCTTAGCATCATTCTGAAACGGTTTCTGTCCCTCAGACAGTTTGAATTTGCTCTGAGACTCTCTCAAACTGTATATGAATTCCCCGTTTTTTCAGGAGTTCCCGGGTCACGACTTCTCCCCCAACATGAAGCTGGAGGCGGTGGACCTGATGGAGCCGCGGCTGGTTTGCGTGGCGACGGTGAAGCGCTGCGTCGGCCGCCTGCTGCTCATCCACTTCGACGGCTGGGAGGACGAGTTCGACCAGTGGTTCGACCACCAGTCGCCCGACATCTACCCGGTGGGCTGGTGCGACCTCATGGACTATCCTCTGCAGCCGCCCCCAGGACTCGGTAAACGCTCATTTAAAATCACTCAACCCTGGCATGTTGTGGAGCTAGCTTAAAGGAATACTTATccccaaaatgatcatttgtatatcatatcagtatgtagtctccctcctgggacatgtctccatgctttaatgttcagaaagctctttatgtttctcatactgtctgtgctgcatctcctcttttcaccctctgtctgaaaccagagcccagtctgctctgattggttagctggccggctctgttgtgattggccaactgcttagagatgtcccgccccttagcctcacgtacaatgtgttggggcgCTAGGATAAAGGAGATTTggtttttaatttggttttcttAAAGAATTAAAGAGCTGTTGAGGTTTTTTGGTTCTGATAAACTGTTATTAAGATAAGAGGCAGGAAATTGTACCACTGTCTCCCACTATCACAGTTGGAGGTTTAACTGGTGACTAGTGATGTTTATGTGCACGTTTTTTCAACAATTTGGTATAAAAATCCTCCTTTTTTCCAGTTCTATTTGACCCTGCGACacagaacaagaaaaacaaggGCTTCACGCATCGGAAAAGAAGTACGTTCTGATTTATTAACGCACATTGAGTCGTGTTTTCCCAACAAATgtagtgtttttgtaaatgggATTGTTATATAactattattttttcattaggAAAGAAGAATGGGAAGAAGAGGGTCTCTCAGGAGCATACTGAAGCCGATGAACACGATGTCCAGCAGCCGGAGGACATCTCCACCGACGTTCCTCCAGAGCCGGAGAACAGAGCTCCTAAAGCTCCTCTCATCCTGCCAAAAGCTGAGCCGGAGGAGCGGGATAGTAAGTGGACAAACTCAGACTCATTTCTGCTATGATTTAACTTATGATTTAGCCACCTCTGTTATTTGCCAACATATTTCTGTCTCTATAGTCTTTGCCGTCCAGGTGAAAGTGGAGGAAgttgaagtggagatggagacTCCTAATCTCCCTCTGGATAAAATCAAAAGAGAGAAAGGTGGAGACAGTAAGTCAGGACAGcaacaggaaacagaggagagCAGCATGGAAGAAGCATCGCATGACActacaggaggaagaagaagtgaGGAGTTTGGATCATTTGGAGAGAGCTTTACTGATGAGAGCAACCTGGAGACGAGCAAAGACAAGAGgccagaagaagaggaggaggaggagcaggaggaggagagcaacatggaggaggagagcaacATGGAGGAGGTTTCAGGGAGCAACACGGAGCAGGACACAACGGGAGAGGCTGCAGGGATGGAGACATGATGCTCAAGGAAAGAGGTTGGGAAGAAAAAGTGGCAGAAAAAAGCATTCTTGGAGATTCAGAGGAAATATAAAACCAGTAGAGAGCCAGGGCAACTTTCTGAAAGGGACAGTTAGATGTTTCAAAGTGaggttgtatgaggtacttcTCCATCGACAGTGTCTTACCAACAGTAGATGGCAGTCTAAGCTTGGAGAAACCAACAGAAGTACCAGCAGGGTGGACGAGGGCAGAGAGAGGTGTAATTAAGACACCTAAAAAACAATATCAGTTCAGGATGAGGCTATATGTTGAACATTTTAACCCGTTTTCCTTGCCGTCAGTCGTCCCTCTTGCCCCCACGCCGCTTTATATGCTCAGAATCCATTTACAAAAGCACTTATTTACCTCTTAAAATATCTGGTTTTCTGCATGCTTTTGTGTCGACTCTGAACTAGGGTTAGTTCACCTCCCACTATAACACACTGGTGAGAATACTGGACTCCACCACAACCAATAAAACCCTAAATATAGAAAGATGAATAAAGGATGGGATGATGATGAccataaaaagtattaaaaacagGATCCTGATAATCTTAAGGTCCTCTAATGAGTCAATTAATCAAAGAGGAATAATCTCCAGCTGTATAAAAGGGCAATCTTAATgcagaaatgacaaaaaatgcTTTGATCATTCcatcaaatatatacatttcctGCTGTTCTCCGATATATGATATTCAAGTGAGCCTCTTTGGGGTTTCGGACTAACACAACAAGACTTtaaaagacatcaccttggattTTGGAGAAGCTATAGATGgacattttccacttttttctgacattttattgaccaaaaacaatgaattgaGAAAGTATGCAGGTTAATTGACAGTCGCCAGACCCGATATATGTTAAAAACATGACTTTACGTAGCTCACAGGGACCAGATTCGCCAAACCTACCTCATTCCTCCACATTTTACTACACAATAACATCCAACATGTGACTTCCAACCTGTAAACATGACTCTGAGGGTCcttattgtttgttgtaatGGTTTATTTGTGTCCTGTTTTATATACAGAGGTGTTTCATTCTGTTGTAAATATAGAATAGTTGATTACCAAAGAAAATGTTCCTCGTCTGTAGTTCTGTTCTTTCTGCAGGTGGGTAGTGGTTATGGAACATGTCTCATTCACTTATTTTTGccttaaatatgtttaaaacctTTCTACGTGTGTAAATGTGAACTGATCAATAGTTTATTTATCACGGTATGCTGTTGCAGATGTTTTTCAACAGTTGTTATTAGAAAACTGCAGAAGCCGTGGGATAGGAATTTGAAACATTGGAGCCGTCCAAGGAATTAAATCCATGGTTTCTCTTTTAGAACcgtaaataaaaagcagctctCGAGTCAGGTCTGATAAAAGACTCATGCATGTTATAAACAACATTGGAATATGTAGTAATTGATGACTAAATGCAGCTGTTATTGGActgaaaaaagtacaaatatatatatccttttGGCCGACCATAACATGTAGTAATGCAGAAACTGTCTGATGGAAGTCTGCCCTATAGAGGTATATAAAAAGGCCTCTGCAGGTTAAGAAAAGCAGCTTTTTCAGGTCATGTCTGATAAAAGACTCGTGCATGTTGGATAAAACATTGCAATGTGAAGTCATTGATTACAAAATGCAGATGTTATCGGATAAACACGTGAAAAGATATTGCATGATGTCCAACTATACCATGTGTGTTCTTGCATTATGTTTTCGTTTCTACACTTAGGATTTAAGTAATGCAGAAACTGTCTGACAGGAGTCTGCCCTATAGGAGGTATGAAAAAGCCTCCGCAGGTTACACTTCTAGATGATTAAATCCATGGGTTgtcttttaaaaagcagcactGAGTCTTTTCGTGGTTCTCTTCACCACTGGTTTCGTGTTCGATCCTTTACGAGGTATGGCTTTGAGCATCTTGAGGCTTGATGGGAGGCCAGAATGGATGTCTTCATTCATAAAAGTCGCTTGTAGTACATACTTAATGTGAACGTATTGTGTTATTATGTGTTGTTTCTATGCCTGTGATTTAAAGACAGAGGAAATAATGCAGGACCTGTCGGATAGAAGTCCTGGAGGTGTGAAAAAGCCTCTGCAGGTTACATTTCTACAGGAATAAATCCATGGTTTGTCTTTTAAAGACTTTAAGAAAAGCAGCTCTCAGGCCATGTCtgataaaaaatgtgtgcatgttaTAAACAACATTGCAATAAGTACTAATTGATTACAAAGTGCAGGAGTTATTGGTTCAAAAAGagcaaatatatttcattttgtccAACTTTAACATATATGTTGTTTCTACATTGTTGTGTGATAGAACACTGTCCTATAGCAGGTTACATTTCTAGAGGAACCAAATCCATGGTTTTGAAAAGAAGCAGCTCTCAGGTGAATGGATCACATATTACCTTGAGGCTGCTTCTTATGAGTGTTAGAACAGCAGGTGTGTTGAAGCATCACCATGAGATGAAAAGAGAAACTGATGCAGAAACCGTGTAATAGAAATCTGATATATTGGAGATGTTAAAAACCCTTGGCAGGTTACATTTCTAGAGGAATTAAATCCTTGGTTGTCTTTTAGAAGCAGCTCTCAGGCAGCGCTGCGTCTCTTCGTGGTTTTCTTCGCCGCCGTCGGCTTCGTGTTGGATCCTTTACGAGCTTTGGGTTTGGCTTTGAGCATCTTGACCTGCCGCGGGCCTTTGAGGTGCATCGGTTTGGGTTTGGTGGCTTTGGGGGCCTTGGCGGGCTTCGGGGTGACGGCGGGGGGTGAGGGGAGGCTCTCTCCCCCGGGACAGGCCCTGAAAACTTGGACGTCCTTCACCCGCCGACCCCTCAGCTCGGGGGGATTCGCACACGTGGCTCGCACCTTCAGGTTGACTTTCTCGATCCACCTGTGGAGGAAATATCACattatcttttctttaaaatgccCGGAAAACTAAGAGTGTGAAATGATGGTACGAATGGGAACACGTAACTAAGGAAGAGCTATAATTGGGTGGAGTTTAACCACTTCTTTAATGTGTTCGGTCGAGAAATCGAGACAAGTGACATTACATGCGCAGCGGCAGCAGAGGGCAGTCACACATCAGAGGGTTGTCAGCCAGGTTGATGACCTCCAGGGAGGAGAGGGTCTGGAGGTCCGGCACCTCCTCCAGCTGGTTCCCCTCCAAGAAGAGACTCCTCAGCCCCGGACCCACACCTGCCAGGGAGCTCTGCGACATCTGGAGCAAGAAACATCAGAATACTGTTGAATCACCTCTGTGAAATGATTTGGAGCTGTATGGAGTGAACGGGGAGGTTATCGTAGTCAAAGATCCAACAAACACCGACAGAACACCAGAACTTCAATACATGCAAGGACTAATCACATGGAcgagacacagctggggagggaaggCAAATCAGGtgatcagacaggagggaacaCAGACATAACACAGGGGGGAAGTCTTCTCAAAGTCACACACAGACGGAGTGCG carries:
- the l3mbtl2 gene encoding lethal(3)malignant brain tumor-like protein 2 is translated as MTSKVSDYISWAEGPEDKEHGMPYHCVAYGCGKTAEDGVTLFKFPKDHEEFCKWEKQVQRTRNHWVATPNSHLCSKHFGMEYFEPRPSSGTLKLKPGSAPTVFVRPHCSSCSGVGCSLCLPAIQHRGITAEPRERTSGEHIEMAPVGSDESEEENGEEQPTRGGMTPGEKSGEQTVVCEMCGISGAFNTFFSKTKRFCSLSCSRSYSSNSKKTSILARLQGKPPSKKATVLNKVNKAPAQDAPPAGFEWGAYLEKETALAAAVSCFRHAPLCAQWDDISLGMRVEVLNTNAVLPSKVYWIASVVQIAGYKALLRYEGFEEDSSHDFWCSLVSAELNPIGWCAMTSKLLVPPQDVKQIIPDWKEYLMKTLVGANTLPVDFYLKLAESMRTSFRVGMRVEVVDPKHVSRTLVAIIHSIKGGRLRLVYEDQSDAPENTIDDFWCHMASPLLHQVGWSNQVGHAIKTPVNPTGPASKTWRGNYDSSFVLFKKPRFVYMEGCYFEEGMKLEAIDPLNLGSICVATIQKVLFDGYLMVGIDGVSSNGYDWFCYHASSHAILPVDFCKKNNIPLTVPPDSDSQTFIWEEYLKDNNAKAAPARLFNAEFPGHDFSPNMKLEAVDLMEPRLVCVATVKRCVGRLLLIHFDGWEDEFDQWFDHQSPDIYPVGWCDLMDYPLQPPPGLVLFDPATQNKKNKGFTHRKRRKKNGKKRVSQEHTEADEHDVQQPEDISTDVPPEPENRAPKAPLILPKAEPEERDIFAVQVKVEEVEVEMETPNLPLDKIKREKGGDSKSGQQQETEESSMEEASHDTTGGRRSEEFGSFGESFTDESNLETSKDKRPEEEEEEEQEEESNMEEESNMEEVSGSNTEQDTTGEAAGMET